One Mycolicibacterium fortuitum subsp. fortuitum genomic window carries:
- the hpf gene encoding ribosome hibernation-promoting factor, HPF/YfiA family → MSTHSPDTSATMVVDPDEQVGDTTPEPNAEVVVKGRNVEVPDHFRIYVSEKLSRLERFDRTIYLFDVELDHERNRRQRKNCQHVEITARGRGPVVRGEACADSFYAALESAAGKLESRLRKSKDRRKIHYGDKTPVSLAEATAHETLFDSTPARDEAAPVLDGLDDHEPGRIVRTKEHPAKPMTVDDALYEMELVGHDFFLFHDKESDRPSVVYRRHAYDYGLIRLA, encoded by the coding sequence ATGTCAACCCATTCCCCGGATACAAGCGCCACCATGGTGGTCGACCCCGACGAGCAGGTCGGCGACACCACCCCGGAGCCGAACGCAGAGGTTGTGGTCAAGGGTCGAAACGTCGAAGTTCCAGACCACTTCCGTATCTACGTCTCGGAGAAGTTGTCGCGCCTGGAGCGATTCGACCGCACCATCTACCTGTTCGACGTCGAGCTCGACCACGAACGTAACCGCCGTCAACGCAAGAACTGCCAGCACGTCGAGATCACGGCCCGCGGCCGCGGCCCGGTGGTGCGCGGAGAGGCCTGCGCCGACAGCTTCTACGCTGCCCTGGAATCAGCGGCAGGCAAACTCGAGAGCAGGCTGCGCAAGAGCAAGGACCGCCGCAAGATCCACTACGGCGACAAGACCCCGGTCTCACTGGCCGAAGCCACCGCGCACGAGACACTGTTCGACAGCACACCGGCTCGTGACGAGGCTGCTCCCGTGCTCGACGGTCTCGACGACCACGAGCCGGGCCGGATCGTCCGGACCAAGGAACACCCCGCGAAGCCGATGACAGTCGACGACGCCCTCTACGAGATGGAGCTGGTCGGCCACGATTTCTTCCTGTTCCACGACAAAGAGAGCGACCGCCCGTCGGTGGTGTATCGCCGCCACGCCTACGACTACGGGCTGATCCGCCTGGCCTGA
- the secA gene encoding preprotein translocase subunit SecA, producing MLSKLLRLGEGRMVKRLKKVADYVDTLSDDMEKLSDAELRGKTDEFKKRIADGEDLDDLLPEAFAVAREAAWRVLSQKHFEVQIMGGAALHFGNVAEMKTGEGKTLTAVLPAYLNALSGKGVHVVTVNDYLAKRDSEWMGRVHRFLGLDVGVILSGLTPEERRAAYAADITYGTNNEFGFDYLRDNMAHSVEDMVQRGHNFAIVDEVDSILIDEARTPLIISGPADGASNWYTEFARLAPLMEKDVHYEVDIRKRTIGVHELGVEFVEDQLGIENLYEAANSPLVSYLNNAIKAKELFQRDKDYIVRDGEVLIVDEFTGRVLLGRRYNEGMHQAIEAKEHVEIKAENQTLATITLQNYFRLYNKLSGMTGTAETEAAELHEIYKLGVVPIPTNRPMVRQDQSDLIYKTEEAKYIAVVDDVAERYEKGQPVLIGTTSVERSEYLSRQFTKRKIPHNVLNAKYHEQEANIIAEAGRLGAVTVATNMAGRGTDIVLGGNADFLADKRLREKGLDPVETPEEYEAAWDETLTTIKEEASKEAEKVVEAGGLYVLGTERHESRRIDNQLRGRSGRQGDPGESRFYLSLGDELMRRFNGATLESLLTRLNLPDDVPIEAKMVTRAIKSAQTQVEQQNFEVRKNVLKYDEVMNQQRKVIYKERRKLLEGENLQEQAHDMLVDVITAYVDGATAEGYAEDWDLAKLWEALKTLYPVGIDHHDLIDSDAVGEPGELTRDELLEALIADADRAYAEREKQLEELAGEGAMRQLERNILLNVIDRKWREHLYEMDYLKEGIGLRAMAQRDPLVEYQREGYDMFVGMLDALKEESVGFLFNVQVEAAPPPPSAQVAPVAAPSGLAEFAAAAAAKAGEATAADAESGAVATKERPAPALRAKGIENEAPPLTYTGPAEDGSAEVQRSGGGGGRHSAPAGGTRRERREAARKQAKTGRPSKSHRKG from the coding sequence GTGCTGTCGAAGTTGCTCCGTCTCGGTGAAGGCCGCATGGTCAAGCGCCTCAAGAAGGTCGCCGACTATGTCGACACCTTGTCCGACGACATGGAGAAGCTCTCGGACGCCGAGCTGCGTGGCAAGACCGACGAGTTCAAGAAGCGGATCGCCGACGGTGAGGACCTGGACGATCTGCTGCCCGAGGCGTTCGCGGTCGCTCGCGAGGCCGCCTGGCGGGTGCTGAGCCAAAAGCACTTCGAGGTCCAGATCATGGGCGGTGCCGCCCTGCACTTCGGCAACGTCGCGGAGATGAAGACCGGTGAGGGCAAGACCCTGACCGCGGTGCTGCCCGCCTACCTCAATGCACTGTCCGGCAAGGGTGTGCACGTCGTCACGGTCAACGACTACCTGGCCAAACGTGACAGCGAGTGGATGGGCCGTGTGCACCGCTTCCTCGGCCTGGACGTGGGCGTGATCCTGTCGGGCCTGACCCCGGAGGAGCGTCGTGCCGCCTACGCGGCCGACATCACCTACGGCACCAACAACGAGTTCGGCTTCGACTACCTGCGCGACAACATGGCGCACTCGGTCGAGGACATGGTCCAGCGCGGCCACAACTTCGCCATCGTCGACGAGGTCGACTCGATCCTGATCGACGAGGCCCGTACCCCGCTGATCATCTCCGGGCCCGCCGATGGCGCGTCCAACTGGTACACCGAGTTCGCCCGGCTGGCGCCGCTGATGGAGAAGGACGTCCATTACGAGGTCGACATCCGCAAGCGCACCATCGGTGTGCACGAGCTGGGTGTGGAGTTCGTCGAGGACCAGCTGGGCATCGAGAACCTGTACGAGGCCGCGAACTCGCCGCTGGTCAGCTACCTCAACAACGCCATCAAGGCCAAGGAGCTGTTCCAGCGCGACAAGGACTACATCGTCCGCGACGGCGAGGTCCTGATCGTCGACGAGTTCACCGGCCGTGTGCTGCTGGGCCGCCGCTACAACGAGGGCATGCACCAGGCCATCGAGGCCAAGGAACACGTCGAGATCAAGGCCGAGAACCAGACTCTGGCCACCATCACGCTGCAGAACTACTTCCGGCTCTACAACAAGCTGTCCGGCATGACCGGTACGGCCGAGACCGAGGCCGCCGAGCTGCACGAGATCTACAAGCTGGGCGTGGTGCCGATCCCGACCAACCGGCCGATGGTCCGTCAGGATCAGTCCGACCTGATCTACAAGACCGAGGAAGCCAAGTACATCGCGGTCGTCGACGACGTGGCAGAGCGGTATGAGAAGGGCCAGCCGGTCCTGATCGGTACCACCAGCGTCGAGCGCTCCGAGTATCTGTCGCGGCAGTTCACCAAGCGCAAGATTCCGCACAACGTGCTCAACGCGAAGTACCACGAGCAGGAGGCGAACATCATCGCCGAGGCCGGCCGGCTCGGCGCCGTCACCGTCGCCACCAACATGGCCGGTCGCGGCACGGACATCGTGCTCGGCGGCAACGCCGACTTCCTTGCCGACAAGCGGCTGCGCGAAAAGGGCCTCGACCCGGTGGAGACGCCCGAGGAGTACGAGGCGGCTTGGGACGAAACCCTCACGACGATCAAGGAAGAGGCCAGCAAGGAGGCCGAGAAGGTCGTCGAGGCCGGTGGTCTCTATGTGCTGGGCACCGAGCGTCACGAGTCGCGGCGTATCGACAACCAGTTGCGCGGCCGCTCGGGCCGCCAGGGTGACCCGGGTGAATCCCGGTTCTACCTGTCGCTGGGTGACGAATTGATGCGACGGTTCAACGGCGCGACGCTGGAATCGTTGCTGACCAGGCTGAACCTGCCCGACGACGTGCCGATCGAGGCCAAGATGGTGACCCGCGCCATCAAGAGCGCGCAGACCCAGGTCGAGCAGCAGAACTTCGAGGTCCGCAAGAACGTCCTCAAGTACGACGAGGTGATGAACCAGCAGCGCAAGGTCATCTACAAGGAGCGGCGGAAGCTCCTGGAGGGCGAGAACCTCCAGGAACAGGCCCACGACATGCTCGTCGACGTGATCACCGCCTACGTCGACGGCGCCACCGCCGAGGGCTACGCCGAGGACTGGGACCTGGCCAAGTTGTGGGAGGCGCTCAAGACGCTGTACCCGGTCGGGATCGACCACCACGACCTGATCGACTCCGATGCAGTGGGTGAGCCCGGCGAGCTGACTCGCGATGAGCTGCTCGAAGCGCTGATCGCCGACGCCGACCGGGCCTACGCCGAGCGCGAGAAGCAGCTTGAGGAGCTGGCCGGCGAGGGCGCCATGCGTCAGCTGGAGCGCAATATCCTGCTCAACGTGATCGACCGCAAGTGGCGCGAGCACCTCTACGAGATGGACTACCTCAAGGAGGGCATCGGCCTGCGTGCGATGGCCCAGCGCGATCCGCTGGTCGAGTACCAGCGCGAGGGCTACGACATGTTCGTCGGCATGCTCGACGCGCTCAAGGAGGAATCGGTCGGGTTCCTGTTCAACGTTCAGGTCGAGGCGGCGCCGCCGCCCCCGAGCGCTCAAGTCGCACCCGTGGCGGCGCCCAGCGGTCTGGCCGAATTCGCCGCGGCTGCCGCGGCGAAGGCCGGTGAGGCCACCGCCGCCGATGCCGAGTCGGGTGCGGTGGCCACCAAGGAGCGTCCGGCACCGGCCTTGCGCGCCAAGGGGATCGAGAACGAGGCGCCTCCGCTGACCTACACCGGTCCCGCCGAGGACGGTAGCGCTGAGGTGCAGCGCTCAGGCGGCGGCGGTGGACGGCATTCCGCTCCGGCCGGTGGTACCCGGCGTGAGCGTCGTGAAGCGGCCCGTAAGCAGGCCAAGACCGGCCGGCCGTCGAAGTCGCACCGTAAGGGCTAA
- a CDS encoding Rv3235 family protein, with amino-acid sequence MPTPKPAAQSLTAPVIDCEPPALPLGSQPHLTALAACPAPTLLRGHGPRRLRSVSPEPERQLQPGAAQFADMALRRVLEVVDRRRPPAQLKTFMSQLLLDAVVSSTAARHGTTASLRRVGLRPAASPEAAELFATYTRGARVRAIAGRIEFRSGRWQLTALQLG; translated from the coding sequence GTGCCCACCCCGAAACCCGCTGCGCAGTCACTGACCGCCCCGGTCATCGACTGTGAGCCACCGGCCTTGCCTCTGGGCAGCCAACCTCATCTGACTGCTCTCGCGGCATGCCCGGCGCCCACCCTGCTGCGCGGCCACGGCCCGCGCCGGTTGCGCTCGGTGAGCCCCGAGCCGGAACGGCAATTGCAGCCGGGCGCCGCACAGTTCGCCGATATGGCACTGCGCCGGGTCCTTGAGGTCGTCGACCGGCGCCGCCCACCGGCTCAGCTGAAAACGTTCATGAGCCAGCTACTGCTCGACGCGGTCGTCTCTTCCACCGCCGCCCGCCACGGCACCACCGCAAGCCTGCGCCGGGTGGGTTTGCGCCCGGCAGCCTCGCCCGAGGCCGCCGAGCTGTTCGCCACCTACACCCGCGGGGCCCGCGTGCGTGCCATCGCCGGGCGTATCGAATTCCGCAGTGGCCGTTGGCAGCTCACCGCGCTGCAGCTGGGTTAG